One genomic window of Caballeronia sp. SBC1 includes the following:
- a CDS encoding mandelate racemase/muconate lactonizing enzyme family protein, protein MKIASIETTIVRLPFSHGGSPTGFGGAVWGTIDVLLVEVRTDEGLSGWGEAFGFNVNPATKAVIDNMITPLVLGANPVEIDSICETLEKKLHLFGRNGPVTYGISGVNIALWDLAGKIAGMPLYKLINSGANVSRLPAYASLLRYGNVQDVELNCSRALREGYRSLKLHEIEVANIEAARSAAGPATRLMVDTNCAWTFDAARNIANRLRATNLYWLEEPIWPPEDRASLAALRIDGAAPIAAGENVPNARGFADLLDARSLDFVQPSVIKCGGISEMLKIFALADSANVRIAPHSPYFGPGFLATLHLIAASGHDDVQFERLYVDLADNLYGDWIHPVEGSLRVPQGPGLGLDPDPDVIARFRD, encoded by the coding sequence ATGAAGATCGCATCGATAGAGACGACTATCGTCCGCCTGCCGTTCTCTCACGGAGGGTCGCCGACAGGCTTTGGCGGGGCCGTATGGGGCACGATCGATGTTCTCCTGGTCGAGGTTCGCACTGACGAAGGCCTGAGTGGATGGGGAGAAGCGTTCGGTTTTAATGTCAATCCCGCAACCAAAGCGGTGATCGACAACATGATCACGCCTCTTGTCCTGGGCGCGAACCCGGTGGAAATCGACTCCATCTGCGAAACATTGGAGAAGAAACTTCATCTGTTTGGACGCAACGGCCCGGTCACGTATGGCATCTCCGGCGTCAACATTGCGCTGTGGGACCTGGCCGGAAAAATCGCCGGCATGCCGCTCTACAAACTCATCAATTCCGGTGCGAACGTTTCGCGCCTGCCGGCATACGCGAGCCTGCTGCGATATGGAAATGTGCAAGATGTCGAGCTCAATTGCTCGCGCGCGTTGCGTGAGGGCTATCGTTCATTGAAGCTACATGAGATCGAGGTCGCCAATATTGAGGCAGCGCGCAGTGCCGCCGGCCCCGCGACACGCCTGATGGTCGACACCAATTGCGCATGGACGTTCGATGCCGCGCGCAACATCGCGAACCGTCTTCGCGCGACAAACCTCTATTGGCTCGAAGAGCCAATCTGGCCGCCGGAGGACCGAGCATCGCTGGCAGCGTTGCGCATAGATGGCGCTGCGCCGATCGCGGCCGGCGAAAACGTGCCGAATGCGCGTGGCTTCGCTGATTTGCTCGATGCGCGCTCCCTCGACTTCGTTCAGCCGAGCGTCATCAAGTGTGGTGGCATCTCGGAAATGTTGAAGATCTTTGCGCTCGCCGATAGCGCGAACGTACGCATCGCGCCTCACTCACCCTATTTCGGGCCCGGCTTTCTCGCCACGCTACATCTGATTGCCGCATCCGGTCACGACGACGTGCAATTCGAGCGGCTTTATGTTGATCTCGCGGACAACCTCTACGGCGACTGGATTCATCCGGTTGAAGGTTCCCTACGAGTTCCGCAAGGCCCGGGACTCGGGCTCGATCCCGATCCCGATGTCATCGCGCGTTTTCGCGACTGA
- a CDS encoding amidohydrolase family protein, translating to MAIIDFRARPPTPEYLRALELPLTQTVMRKLGSPQPQPRTLDEWMQDLTRLDVERVVFAGRQSSGTSANDVTNEYVADVMHQYPDRVIGLAGIDPLLGMRSVREVRRAIEELGLKGVALDPYGGRIAANDRRLYPIYAKCAELGVPVVITSGPLPFAGPRLEHGSVLPIDDVACDFPELTLIIDHSGWPWVTETIALAFRHENVYIDTSFYFHLPGCAQFAEAANTCIPDRILFASGFPVVPIPTALDRVRAHPFSDEALEGVLYRNADRLLRKLGIIGDIK from the coding sequence ATGGCCATCATCGACTTCCGGGCTCGCCCACCTACGCCCGAATATCTGCGCGCATTGGAGTTGCCGTTGACGCAAACCGTCATGCGCAAACTCGGTTCCCCGCAACCCCAACCCCGCACCCTCGACGAGTGGATGCAGGATCTGACACGACTCGACGTCGAGCGGGTCGTGTTCGCCGGACGTCAGTCCAGTGGAACAAGCGCCAACGATGTCACCAATGAATACGTGGCCGACGTGATGCATCAATATCCGGATCGGGTCATTGGGCTCGCTGGTATTGATCCGTTGCTAGGCATGCGTTCGGTGCGAGAAGTGCGCCGTGCAATCGAGGAGCTCGGCCTGAAAGGCGTAGCGCTCGACCCCTATGGAGGTCGCATTGCGGCGAATGATCGACGACTCTATCCGATCTACGCGAAATGCGCCGAACTTGGGGTGCCGGTCGTGATCACGAGCGGACCATTGCCGTTTGCAGGTCCTCGTCTGGAGCACGGTAGCGTGTTGCCCATTGATGACGTGGCGTGTGACTTCCCTGAACTGACCCTGATCATCGACCATTCCGGCTGGCCATGGGTCACCGAAACGATTGCACTCGCGTTCCGTCACGAGAATGTGTACATCGATACGTCGTTCTATTTTCATCTCCCGGGCTGCGCGCAATTCGCTGAAGCCGCCAACACGTGCATTCCCGATCGCATCCTCTTCGCAAGCGGTTTTCCTGTTGTTCCGATTCCCACCGCACTTGATCGCGTACGTGCACATCCGTTCTCGGATGAAGCGCTCGAAGGGGTGCTTTATCGGAACGCGGATCGACTCTTACGCAAGCTTGGCATCATCGGAGACATCAAATGA